A single Mercenaria mercenaria strain notata chromosome 9, MADL_Memer_1, whole genome shotgun sequence DNA region contains:
- the LOC123547381 gene encoding techylectin-5A-like: MNPTFLVFALSVRFIASQDSFCIPVVKMQAGNNSVSSGGKEYVTKEHFDDLVSQLFVNISGRISEYKYESEQAGKTYATKEDIKEMMRQLYFNISTEMNQKRCKDSTESHKAYTKPRDCQDIQTEGNLTTGTYTIYPGKNTGGILVRCDMNTTTGGWTVIQRRTSNTDFYKTWNEYEGGFGNIKDNFWLGNRHIHEITNQGQYKLRVDLTSMKGETAYAEYRAFSVGDADSGYKLFVAGYSGTAGDSLTGRGNGMKFSTHDRDNDVDTGNCAVTYHGGWWYDKCHTSNLNGEYGYTGYAKGPVWQPWKGYYAPMKTTEMKVRRI; encoded by the coding sequence ATGAATCCAACCTTCTTAGTGTTTGCACTATCTGTGAGATTTATCGCCTCCCAAGATAGTTTTTGCATTCCGGTCGTCAAAATGCAAGCCGGCAACAACAGTGTATCATCTGGTGGAAAGGAATATGTCACAAAAGAACATTTCGATGATTTAGTGAGTCAACTGTTTGTTAATATATCCGGTCGTATCAGTGAATACAAGTACGAGAGTGAACAAGCTGGAAAGACCTACGCCACGAAAGAAGATATTAAGGAGATGATGAGGCAGCTGTACTTTAACATATCAACTGAAATGAATCAAAAGAGATGTAAAGACTCCACTGAAAGTCATAAGGCTTATACGAAACCTCGTGACTGTCAGGATATCCAAACTGAAGGTAATTTGACAACCGGTACTTATACAATATACCCAGGTAAAAACACTGGTGGAATCTTGGTAAGGTGTGACATGAACACAACAACCGGGGGATGGACAGTTATACAACGACGCACTTCGAACACAGACTTTTATAAAACATGGAATGAATACGAAGGTGGATTTGGTAACATTAAGGACAATTTCTGGCTCGGTAACCGTCATATTCATGAAATAACTAATCAGGGTCAGTACAAACTGCGTGTTGATCTCACAAGTATGAAAGGCGAGACGGCCTACGCAGAGTATCGTGCATTTTCTGTTGGTGATGCTGATTCAGGCTACAAGCTGTTTGTTGCCGGGTACAGTGGTACCGCTGGAGACAGTCTGACAGGAAGAGGAAATGGAATGAAGTTTTCTACACACGACAGGGACAATGACGTCGATACCGGAAACTGCGCAGTGACGTATCACGGCGGGTGGTGGTACGATAAATGTCATACTTCCAATCTCAACGGGGAGTATGGATATACAGGATATGCGAAAGGTCCAGTCTGGCAGCCATGGAAAGGATACTATGCTCCAATGAAAACTACGGAGATGAAAGTAAGAAGAATTTAA